One Vigna unguiculata cultivar IT97K-499-35 chromosome 7, ASM411807v1, whole genome shotgun sequence genomic region harbors:
- the LOC114191508 gene encoding glycine-rich domain-containing protein 2 isoform X1 translates to MSENLRGPEISPSTSSASLGELPEIGAIRLGIDLVSAARRNIAFLRSVADSVWLHHTSIMVEAVRRYHDFWMPLIADLTLPDSAPPVILPALDVQWVWFCHTLNPVSYREYCETRFSKLIGRAGIFDEENREYALMRGMEIWSSRYPFESFENEASSDSQDSGGEVVGGSLKEGVFKEVEKQRLLLCSMFVEPYRSEVVYLIAARQRYRAFLFMLQRFAHEFSSRFVPASDILLMWLTHQSYPTVYFDDLKALAVESDLQKVVTLSETPKEKDFEETKKLWDRAFNQPYEKAGGELPFTLEGVTSIKLPVYWEESGTDVNTKYRSMLPRFLLEACVFVRIKQRIRTLQKDINRDFLRLRITRCHSELKLDKAFSNFTDDSWKKAWHFYCEFGTKGVMLEFRRHGGKCLRGSSLLDTVSFGWNDLLRADSLTLEKEISQQVNVVTSITPPVQAPYLLKCVPDRVTDDSGAMISDVILKMSSYRPQEGRWLSRTVLDHSGRVCFVVRIRVAGGFWRRGSETPSAVKREDRIIEIREGSWSYVAGPIGRAPEKVVATATPKEPTEQCEAAWNFSTGDELRIQWESSKSVSGLTFSLLNQTSPESSVQLLRGRQMQYQVKKTKSKRKGEDMRIELKEKETEEEEDEDEDCFVTVIRFTEDNPDGKATALLNWRLLVVEVSPEEDAVVMLLLCISILRSVSEMKKQDLGGLLVRRRLKEARFGSRDWGSVILHPSSCSSSVDSTYLQPWHWHAGVVMKSDAVDQLKRYPTLGQSPVEGSDMLYKQSILS, encoded by the exons ATGTCGGAGAATCTCCGCGGTCCCGAaatctcgcccagcacctcctCCGCAAGTCTCGGCGAGTTACCCGAAATCGGCGCGATACGGCTCGGGATCGATCTCGTGTCCGCGGCCAGGCGAAATATCGCCTTCTTGAGGAGTGTGGCCGATTCGGTATGGCTTCACCACACGTCCATTATGGTGGAGGCTGTAAGAAG GTATCATGATTTCTGGATGCCGTTGATTGCTGATCTCACGCTTCCGGACTCTGCTCCTCCTGTAATTCTTCCTGCGCTTGACGTCCAATGGGTTTGGTTCTGTCACACTTTAAACCCC GTGAGTTACAGGGAGTACTGCGAGACCAGATTCTCGAAGCTGATAGGGAGAGCGGGGATTTTCGACGAAGAGAACAGAGAGTACGCGTTGATGCGGGGCATGGAGATTTGGAGCAGCAGATACCCGTTTGAGTCGTTTGAGAACGAGGCGAGTTCGGATTCGCAGGATTCGGGTGGCGAGGTTGTTGGGGGGAGTTTGAAGGAGGGTGTGTTTAAGGAAGTTGAGAAGCAGAGGTTGTTGTTGTGCTCCATGTTCGTTGAGCCGTACAGGTCTGAGGTTGTGTACTTGATCGCCGCCAGACAGCGATACAGGGCTTTCTTGTTTATGCTGCAGAGGTTCGCGCATGAGTTTTCTTCGCGTTTCGTTCCTGCTTCGGACATCCTCTTAATGTGGCTGACCCACCAG AGCTACCCAACAGTGTATTTTGATGATTTGAAAGCGTTAGCCGTAGAAAGTGATCTGCAGAAGGTGGTAACTCTGTCTGAAACCCCGAAGGAAAAGGACTTTGAAGAAACCAAGAAATTGTGGGATAGGGCATTCAATCAACCTTATGAGAAAGCAGGTGGGGAGCTTCCTTTCACATTGGAAGGTGTTACCTCAATCAAATTACCTGTCTATTGGGAAGAATCAGGCACTGATGTCAATACAAAATACAGATCCATGCTTCCAAGATTTTTACTTGAG GCCTGTGTGTTCGTGAGAATTAAGCAAAGAATAAGAACATTGCAGAAGGATATAAACCGGGATTTCCTACGCCTCCGAATAACAAGGTGTCATAGTGAGCTAAAGCTAGATAAAGCCTTCTCCAATTTCACCGATGATTCATGGAAAAAAGCTTGGCACTTTTACTGTGAATTTGGAACTAAGGGAGTTATGCTCGAGTTTCGTCGTCATGGTGGTAAATGTCTGAGAGGAAGTAGCCTGCTGGACACGGTTTCATTCGGCTGGAATGATTTACTGAGAGCAGATTCCTTAACTTTGGAAAAGGAAATTAGTCAACAGGTGAATGTTGTTACATCAATAACTCCACCAGTTCAAGCACCGTACTTGTTGAAATGTGTACCTGATCGAGTCACTGACGATTCTGGGGCAATGATATCTGATGTGATTCTGAAAATGAGTAGTTATCGTCCACAAGAAGGGCGATGGTTGTCTCGCACGGTTCTTGATCATTCAGGGAGAGTGTGTTTTGTTGTTAGAATTAG GGTAGCAGGAGGATTCTGGAGAAGAGGGAGTGAAACTCCTTCAGCTGTTAAACGGGAAGATAGGATTATAGAGATACGTGAGGGCTCTTGGTCTTATGTTGCTGGTCCCATTGGTAGAGCCCCTG AGAAGGTGGTGGCCACTGCAACGCCAAAGGAACCTACTGAACAATGTGAAGCTGCATGGAACTTTTCAACAGGAGATGAGCTGAGAATACAATGGGAGTCATCAAAATCAGTGTCAGGTCTCACCTTTAGTTTGCTAAATCAAACCTCTCCAGAGTCATCG GTGCAGTTATTGAGAGGGAGGCAAATGCAATACCAAGTAAAGAAAACAAAGTCAAAGAGAAAAGGTGAAGACATGAGAATAGAGTTAAAGGAGAAAGAGACTgaggaagaggaagatgaagatgaagattgtTTTGTAACAGTTATACGTTTCACAGAAGATAACCCAGATGGAAAAGCAACCGCACTTCTGAATTGGAGGCTATTGGTTGTTGAAGTATCGCCCGAAGAAGATGCAGTGGTGATGCTTCTGCTTTGCATTTCAATACTGAGAAGTGTATCAGAAATGAAGAAACAAGACTTGGGAGGGTTGTTGGTGAGAAGAAGATTAAAGGAAGCAAGGTTTGGAAGTAGAGATTGGGGTTCTGTGATACTTCATCCATCTTCATGCTCCTCATCCGTTGATTCAACTTATCTTCAACCTTGGCATTGGCATGCTGGGGTTGTGATGAAATCTGATGCAGTAGATCAGCTGAAGAGGTATCCAACATTAGGTCAGTCACCAGTGGAAGGTAGTGACATGTTGTACAAACAAAGCATTTTAAGTTAA
- the LOC114191508 gene encoding uncharacterized protein LOC114191508 isoform X2: MRGMEIWSSRYPFESFENEASSDSQDSGGEVVGGSLKEGVFKEVEKQRLLLCSMFVEPYRSEVVYLIAARQRYRAFLFMLQRFAHEFSSRFVPASDILLMWLTHQSYPTVYFDDLKALAVESDLQKVVTLSETPKEKDFEETKKLWDRAFNQPYEKAGGELPFTLEGVTSIKLPVYWEESGTDVNTKYRSMLPRFLLEACVFVRIKQRIRTLQKDINRDFLRLRITRCHSELKLDKAFSNFTDDSWKKAWHFYCEFGTKGVMLEFRRHGGKCLRGSSLLDTVSFGWNDLLRADSLTLEKEISQQVNVVTSITPPVQAPYLLKCVPDRVTDDSGAMISDVILKMSSYRPQEGRWLSRTVLDHSGRVCFVVRIRVAGGFWRRGSETPSAVKREDRIIEIREGSWSYVAGPIGRAPEKVVATATPKEPTEQCEAAWNFSTGDELRIQWESSKSVSGLTFSLLNQTSPESSVQLLRGRQMQYQVKKTKSKRKGEDMRIELKEKETEEEEDEDEDCFVTVIRFTEDNPDGKATALLNWRLLVVEVSPEEDAVVMLLLCISILRSVSEMKKQDLGGLLVRRRLKEARFGSRDWGSVILHPSSCSSSVDSTYLQPWHWHAGVVMKSDAVDQLKRYPTLGQSPVEGSDMLYKQSILS, from the exons ATGCGGGGCATGGAGATTTGGAGCAGCAGATACCCGTTTGAGTCGTTTGAGAACGAGGCGAGTTCGGATTCGCAGGATTCGGGTGGCGAGGTTGTTGGGGGGAGTTTGAAGGAGGGTGTGTTTAAGGAAGTTGAGAAGCAGAGGTTGTTGTTGTGCTCCATGTTCGTTGAGCCGTACAGGTCTGAGGTTGTGTACTTGATCGCCGCCAGACAGCGATACAGGGCTTTCTTGTTTATGCTGCAGAGGTTCGCGCATGAGTTTTCTTCGCGTTTCGTTCCTGCTTCGGACATCCTCTTAATGTGGCTGACCCACCAG AGCTACCCAACAGTGTATTTTGATGATTTGAAAGCGTTAGCCGTAGAAAGTGATCTGCAGAAGGTGGTAACTCTGTCTGAAACCCCGAAGGAAAAGGACTTTGAAGAAACCAAGAAATTGTGGGATAGGGCATTCAATCAACCTTATGAGAAAGCAGGTGGGGAGCTTCCTTTCACATTGGAAGGTGTTACCTCAATCAAATTACCTGTCTATTGGGAAGAATCAGGCACTGATGTCAATACAAAATACAGATCCATGCTTCCAAGATTTTTACTTGAG GCCTGTGTGTTCGTGAGAATTAAGCAAAGAATAAGAACATTGCAGAAGGATATAAACCGGGATTTCCTACGCCTCCGAATAACAAGGTGTCATAGTGAGCTAAAGCTAGATAAAGCCTTCTCCAATTTCACCGATGATTCATGGAAAAAAGCTTGGCACTTTTACTGTGAATTTGGAACTAAGGGAGTTATGCTCGAGTTTCGTCGTCATGGTGGTAAATGTCTGAGAGGAAGTAGCCTGCTGGACACGGTTTCATTCGGCTGGAATGATTTACTGAGAGCAGATTCCTTAACTTTGGAAAAGGAAATTAGTCAACAGGTGAATGTTGTTACATCAATAACTCCACCAGTTCAAGCACCGTACTTGTTGAAATGTGTACCTGATCGAGTCACTGACGATTCTGGGGCAATGATATCTGATGTGATTCTGAAAATGAGTAGTTATCGTCCACAAGAAGGGCGATGGTTGTCTCGCACGGTTCTTGATCATTCAGGGAGAGTGTGTTTTGTTGTTAGAATTAG GGTAGCAGGAGGATTCTGGAGAAGAGGGAGTGAAACTCCTTCAGCTGTTAAACGGGAAGATAGGATTATAGAGATACGTGAGGGCTCTTGGTCTTATGTTGCTGGTCCCATTGGTAGAGCCCCTG AGAAGGTGGTGGCCACTGCAACGCCAAAGGAACCTACTGAACAATGTGAAGCTGCATGGAACTTTTCAACAGGAGATGAGCTGAGAATACAATGGGAGTCATCAAAATCAGTGTCAGGTCTCACCTTTAGTTTGCTAAATCAAACCTCTCCAGAGTCATCG GTGCAGTTATTGAGAGGGAGGCAAATGCAATACCAAGTAAAGAAAACAAAGTCAAAGAGAAAAGGTGAAGACATGAGAATAGAGTTAAAGGAGAAAGAGACTgaggaagaggaagatgaagatgaagattgtTTTGTAACAGTTATACGTTTCACAGAAGATAACCCAGATGGAAAAGCAACCGCACTTCTGAATTGGAGGCTATTGGTTGTTGAAGTATCGCCCGAAGAAGATGCAGTGGTGATGCTTCTGCTTTGCATTTCAATACTGAGAAGTGTATCAGAAATGAAGAAACAAGACTTGGGAGGGTTGTTGGTGAGAAGAAGATTAAAGGAAGCAAGGTTTGGAAGTAGAGATTGGGGTTCTGTGATACTTCATCCATCTTCATGCTCCTCATCCGTTGATTCAACTTATCTTCAACCTTGGCATTGGCATGCTGGGGTTGTGATGAAATCTGATGCAGTAGATCAGCTGAAGAGGTATCCAACATTAGGTCAGTCACCAGTGGAAGGTAGTGACATGTTGTACAAACAAAGCATTTTAAGTTAA